The nucleotide sequence GCCGCCGTAGGCCAGTTCATCCAGTAGGCCCAGCATGTCCTTGCGGCCGGCCATATCCAGCACGTCGAAGCGGTCCAGCACCACAAGCCTGAGGCCCGACAGGTTGGCCACCACCAGCGCCAGCAGGCAGTCAGTGCGCCACTGCTCAGACTCGGACAGCAGGCCGTACACGCGGCCGTCGGCGGTGATGTCCATGTCGTGGCTGATCTGTACGCGCGCCCAGCCGGCCAACTTGGCGTATTCGAACAGCAGGTCATTCACCGGGCGCAGGGCGTCGGCCAGGATCTCGCCCGGGATGCCATCCGGCGCCAAGGCGTCGGCGATCAGGCTCCAGGCCAGCACGTCGGCGTGGTGCTTACCGGCTTCCTTGGTTTTCTTGGCAGCCTCGGCCGCAGCGCGCTGGCTGGCGCGGTGGCCTTCCAGATCGGCTGCCAGCTTCTTCTGGCTAGCCTGCAGGGTGTTGATGCGCTCTGCCGCTGCGGCTACCTGGGCGTCGGTGACGGTCTCGCCGCCCTCTTCCTCCTGCAGGACCTTCAGTTGTGCGGCAGCATCCTGCGCCTGCTTGAGGTCGCGGTGGTCGTTGGCCACGGCGCGTTCCATCATGCCCAGCGAGCGCTGCAGTTCAGGCAGGTGGGCGAGGTCTTCCGGACTGGCTGGCTTACCCTCTTCATTCAGGCTACCGTGCGCGTCCTCGTAGAGGTCCAGCGCATTGCAGGCGTTGACGTAGACAGGCCGGTCGCTGCCCAGCGGCTGCTTCTCGTTCACCATGCCGTTCAGTGCTCTGGCCAGGTCGTGCACCAGCCCCGTGCGAGGAGCCGGGCCGGCGGAGATGGCCGCCACCTGATCCTTCACGTTGGCCAGATCCTGCTCATCGACCACCAGCCGCTTTTCGATGCTGGCCAACTTGCCGGCCTGCTCGGTCAGCTGGGCGATCTTGGCGGCGCGGCCACCGGATGCCTGGTGCTGAGCCTTCAGGGTGCCGAGGTTCTGCTGTGCCTGTGCAATCTCACCATTGACGACATCGAGGTCGTGCTCGGCCTGCAGGATGGCTTCCTCGGCCACCACCGGCTTGTCGGCCTTCCAGCCCTCGGCCTTCTTCTCGCCGTAGGTCTCGCCGGTCACGGCGCGCCAGGCGCCTTTCGCCTCGGTGGCGCGGGTTTTGGCATCCTTCTCAGCGGACGGGAAACCGGCGCGCAGCAGCGGCAGCACCGCATCGACCTTGACCGGATCGGCGCCACGGGCGGCCAGGCGCTTTTGCACCTCTTCAGCGCTGGCACGGCAGCCGGTCAGGGTGAACAACACGCTGCGGCGGTCGTCGGCTGCAGCCGCGGCGAAGCGTTCCGGCGACAGGACGTACTGCAGCGCTGCGCGCGCCTTCTCCGGATCCTCGATCTGCTTGCCGAAGAACTTGGTCTCGCCATCCGGCAGGGTCGTCTCGGTGCGGCGGCCGTCGGCCAGCTCGACGGAGATCGAAGCGGCCTTCTGGCCCTCGGCCACCATCTGCAGGTAATCCTTCTTCTTGCTCACGCGGGTGGGTTCACCGCTGAGAGCCATCACAACAGCATCGCGCAGCGAAGACTTGCCCGCGCCGTTCTTGCCGCTGACCAGGGCAACCGGGGCATGCAGCTGCATGTCAGCGTTGCGCAGGGACTGGAAATTGCTGATCTTGATCGATTGGAGTTTCATGCTGCTTGCTCCCGTACCAGTTGAATGACGTTCTCGCGGGAAGCGACCGGCAGGCGTGCAACCTGCAGGGCGGCTTCCAGCTCGTCGATGCGGCGGTTTGCTTTGTCGAGCGCCTGTTCCAACATGCCGGCGCTCTCGGCCTGGGCAGCCAGGGCGATGTTCTGACTCCCGAGCTCGAGCAGTTGCTTGCGCAGGTTTTCGTTGCGGAGCTCGAGCGCGGTGTAGTCGTCAGGTTTGCTGAGGACGCCGATCTGGTCCTTGAGCTGACGAACCTCCACCAGCAGGCCATGCCGCTCATTGCCAAGCCGATTGACGGCGCTTTCGTAGTCACGGCACAGCGACTCAACAGCCGTATAGCGAGTCTTGAGCAGATCATGCGCAGCGCGCAGCCGGTCATGGCTAGCGGCATGCTCGCGCAGC is from Aquitalea aquatilis and encodes:
- a CDS encoding ATP-binding protein, producing the protein MKLQSIKISNFQSLRNADMQLHAPVALVSGKNGAGKSSLRDAVVMALSGEPTRVSKKKDYLQMVAEGQKAASISVELADGRRTETTLPDGETKFFGKQIEDPEKARAALQYVLSPERFAAAAADDRRSVLFTLTGCRASAEEVQKRLAARGADPVKVDAVLPLLRAGFPSAEKDAKTRATEAKGAWRAVTGETYGEKKAEGWKADKPVVAEEAILQAEHDLDVVNGEIAQAQQNLGTLKAQHQASGGRAAKIAQLTEQAGKLASIEKRLVVDEQDLANVKDQVAAISAGPAPRTGLVHDLARALNGMVNEKQPLGSDRPVYVNACNALDLYEDAHGSLNEEGKPASPEDLAHLPELQRSLGMMERAVANDHRDLKQAQDAAAQLKVLQEEEGGETVTDAQVAAAAERINTLQASQKKLAADLEGHRASQRAAAEAAKKTKEAGKHHADVLAWSLIADALAPDGIPGEILADALRPVNDLLFEYAKLAGWARVQISHDMDITADGRVYGLLSESEQWRTDCLLALVVANLSGLRLVVLDRFDVLDMAGRKDMLGLLDELAYGGDLDSAVVCGTLKEVPTKLPDTMQSFWIENGEVVAVARAEERKAA